The genome window CTTAGAATCtagcgtgtgtctgtgtgtgcgcgcAGGACTTTGTTACCAGAAGAAGCCCCCGGAGAAGAAGGGACACCTCTCCATTGGCTACTTCCTCCTCCCCAAGTACAGTGACCACATCGACAGCTGGCCTGGGGGCAGACCTGTATCAGGCCCCTCTTCAGCCGtacgggggtgtgtgtgtgtgtgtgtgtgtgtgtgtgtgtgtgtctgtgtgtctgtgtgtgtgagagacacgGGCCCaggcacatgtacacacacacacttccctccAGAGTGCTCTCAGCACGGGTACTTGGGGACAGGGAAGTGGGCTGaaaagaagaggcaaagaagaCTGTCCTAAGCACAAGAGAATGTCCATTATTTGTAGACAAAGGCAACCCTGATTTCTgtggttcttttccttttctgtgcttgccaattgtttttttggtttgttttgttttgtggacCTGCTCTGAGGGCTGGCAGCTCCTTCAGGCAGCCTGACAAAGGTGGAATCCCTGAGTGATGGCTGggaaggaggggggtggggggaagggagggggaggggtgggagggaaggtggggggatgAAGGCAAGAATGGGAAGCAGCTTTGCAGGTGGCCTCCACTCAGAGGTGTGGGGACTGGGAGCTTCTGACGAGGCTTGCCAGGCTTACCTTGGAGGTCACCTCCTTCCCCGGCAACTGCAGGGACTGAAGGGGCAGTGTCCATCTAAGAAGAAATAAGCAAGCCCAGGGCTGTGACAGACACCTGGAGCTCGGCTTCGCTCCCGAGTGGTGTGAGGGGTCCAGAAGCCAAGTCCCATGAGTAGCCACAGACCTTGGTGACAAGACCCATGTGGAGCTAGGGAGTGCCCTGGAGCTGAGTGACGGGTGGGCCCTGTCAACTGGGCTGACTGGGGAGGTGCCCTGCCCTCCACTTTGCCTGTGTGGACCGGGCAGCCCTCAGGGACCTGTGTATTAGTGAGAGCTGGCCTTGGGGCTGCTCCCCCAGCTCAGAGAGCCTCAGATGGAAGGCTGACGGactgcccacccctgccccctgccggCATCGCGAGAATAAAGCAAGCTGCCTTTTGAGGGTGACTCCTGGCCTCCTGGTGTTCATTCTCCAGCACTGGGGGCTGGTGTGGGCTGGGGTGGGTCAGGGGAAATATGAAGAACAGAGGTGTTCTGAAGTCAGCCTCCAGTACCCTGGAAGGAGGCAGGACAGAGCCACCTGGCATGGTCACAGGGTGGCGCCCAGGTACAGGAAGGATGGCAGACCTGGCTCAGGACTGGCAACAGAACCTGGCGCTGGCACGTGCATGAGGCCAGTGGCCCTGCCCTGGTCAAGTCCTAGAGAAGCGGTtccaccctctccctgccccacagcTCAGGGAGAgcccggtggggggggggggggggctgcaggCTTCTGGAAGGCACAAGCTACCTTCCGTTTGGGGACCCCATAGTGCCTAGCATTCAGAAGATGTGAACAAATGGCTTCTGCCCAGATGAATACCAGATGGATGCGGGAACTCCTAGAGGTTCCATTCAGCACCGCAAACCACGGGGCACCTGCTCAGTGCCAGGAACCCTCCTAAGTCCTGGCTGGGGCCAAGGCCCCAGAGCAAGCAACTCCAGGGGTACTGTCTGCACCATGAGCTTCAGTAGGAGCTCAGTCTCCTGAACAGACACAGGATGCTGCCAACACCTTAAGTGGGCGGggacacatttaaaaattctcttaaaagAGCAATATAGGTCTCCAGTTAATATTGGTCATTTGTGGAGACTGGCAGGAGCAAGAAATCGGAGCCTGTGCTCCCAGAAGCGGAGTGCCCTGCTGTCTGAGCAGCTGGGAGGGAAGACCCAGCACGTCACGTGAAACACCAGTGGCTTCAGGGGAGGAGAGGGCTTGTTGGTGAAAAGGGGCAAACATGAGACACCACCTTCCTCTGAGCCCTCAAGCTGGGGCTAGGTGCTTCAACTCTTGTGAGCAGCTCCGCTCCTCAGGAGGGGACACTACTCCATATAGGCCCTGTGAAGGATGGGgttcccagggcccagcccatTGCAGAAAACTGGCTGCAGTTGGAGACTGAGGCCACCTGTTCCCCGGGCTTCCCTCTCTGGCTGCTGGGGGCTCACTTTGATGGCTCTAGAGGCACCTCATTCTTGCTCTGAGGTGGGGTGCCCGAGGCCCAGGACTCCCGGGATAGAGGCCAGGATAGGCTTTGGAACCTGGGATCCCTTGCTCATGTGAAAGCTGGTACCGCGGCTTGGCTCTCACTGGCTCTAGGAGACACCAGGTCTGGAAACCCTTGGCTAACTGACGCCCTGGACCAGCAACTTCACATTTCGGGTCCCATCAGCACTGGGCAGAATGTTGGAGCCAGTATCAACGAGCCACTGGGCGGCCAACAGCTGTCACtttgccccctccctgccctggctcccTTCACTCAGGAGGAGCAGTGCTCAGCCAGGACGTGCTCCCTTGGGCTCCCAGCAGCCTGTCTGGAATCCAGGAAGCCCCTCAGCCAGCAGCCCTCGCCCGGCCTGGTCTTCAGGGGACTCTAAGCCCCATGGTTCCTGTTCTGCGCCTGCTTTTGGGAGTGAGGACACAGCTCTTCCCCAAAGCCTCCCCATTCCTGCCAGGCACCCCACGTCTGCCTGCTTTGCTTGGactgagggtggggggcagggagcagctgGCATCCCCTAAGTCTGGAGGAGGTCCCGAGGCAGGTCCCTCCACACTCCCAAGTGGAGGACAGAGCTCAGAGGAGACCCCCTCACCCACTCAGGTAGCTTTTGGGCCTATCCTCCTTTTGGGTACAGCCTCCCTGGAGGCTTGCTCTTCATACAACTCTGTGTCTCTTTGGTAACACCTGATGGGTGCCGATTCCAAAGAGTCCTCACCCTCACCGACACCCTGGAGGAAGCCAGGTCAGAGCTGAGCAACCCTGAGCAGCTGGGAAGGTCTCCCCTGGGGTTTGCGTGCAGCCCCTCTGGACCCTAggcccccccacctccagccactGATGGTAGTAGGGAAACTGGGCTGCTGGGAGGGCTGCGATGTGGAGCATGGAGGCCGCACGGGGGTGCGTGCCTGCTGTCTCGAGGACATCAGGTGCTCAGGGGAGAGGGACTGCTAGGAGGGAAGGTACAAGGCCAAACTGGAAAGGGCTAATGATGGCTTTCTTGCAGGCTTGGGGGTCCGGGTCCTCTCCTGTCTGTGCCTTTCTCCGTGCCCCACCTGATGCCACGAGGCAAGAACACCCTGGGGGGCCCCAAGCTGGAGCAGAGACAGCTAGCTACCAGGGCTGGCTTCAACCACATCGGCCCCAAAGGGGCGCTCGCAGCATCCCCCAAGAGCAGCACAGAAGTACTTAAGTGTGTTGTGTGGCTTGTGCCCAGGAGGGACTGTGTCTACGCACGCTGCTGACTGCTGGGTTTCGGGGAAGCTCCCCATACCACTTGCCCTGGGCAGTTGCCCTCACAATGGCGAGTGGTCAGAGGGCCCTTACTTAAGTGGGCCCAGGCGGGCTGGGcgagggcaggagagagaaggcCAGAAGACTGGGGGGGTGTAGAGGAGCCAGCCCCATGACCCACCTGGAACCACGCAGGCAACCCTGAGAGAGGGTGGGCACTGGGTATGAGGTCCTAAAGGCTTCACTGGGGGCTGAGAAGGAGTGCAAAAGGAAGCAGGGGACTTCCAGGCCTGCCCCCACTCAGTGCCTGTGCGGTCCAGGGTCACCCAGGGACACTGGTCACCCAGCTCTGCCCGTGTGTGTGACACAGCCCCAGTGCTTAGGATAGCTGGTAACTGTTTATTGAAAGgagcagcgggggtggggggtaccACCCTCAGGCCTGGATGTGGCTCTTGGCGCTGAAGGCCAGGTAGTAGATCACTAGGCCAACGGCGGCGGCCAGTACCTCAGTGGAGACCCAGGGCCCGTTCCAGGTGCCCTGCAAGAAAGGAGACCAAAATCATTCTCAGGGGAGGGATGAGTGATGGGGCCAGCCACTCCGGACACCCTCCTTCCGGGGCACGAAGGCGAGGCTTGCTGTGCTGGGCTAGCCCCTCTTGCCCACTCACCCGATGGTCCACGCTGACTGTGAACAGCGGCGGGATGACGGAAATGTCCTCGTTATTTCTCTGAGCCTGCGAGGGAGGTGCCGGGGTCAGGGGGTGATGCTGGTGGCGTGGGATGGGATAGGGTGGGAGGAGCAAGAACACCAGCCAGAGGTGTGGAAGAAGAGAAGCGGGTGAGGAGCGACACTGAAGGCACAGggccaggtggggggggggggggggggcgggcaggaagGTGCCCACACGGCCATCCTGCTCTGAGTCAGAGAGGGGACCGTAGGGTGGAGACAGCTGGGCCAGTGGGCTGTGCCCTCCCTACTGCAGGCCTGGGTGGGCTTCGGGGACACGCACCTTCCTCAGGAGGCTGTAAGACTCCTCGTCAAAGAATCTGACCTCGTAGGTGCCCGCGTGGGCGCTCTTGTGGTCTAGGCTCCAGGACACCTGGGTGGGGGTGCGTTCAGCAGGGAGTGGGCACAGTGGATACAGCGCCACTGGCAGCTCATCGAGTCCAAGAATCCCAGCCCTGCGGCCCAGCCGCCCTGGCCTTCAAGCCACGCCTGTGAGCAGGTGGCCTCCCTGGAAAGTGATGACCACAGCATCCCTTACCTGATATCGTCCCACGTCCTGTCCCCGGGTGACAGGAAATTGTTTCCCACTGACGTCAGCATAAAGAGCCATGTTCTAGGGGAAGGGATGAAAGGAGtcactttctcccttctctggctGTTGGCGAGGCCCCACTGTGCCGCCCGAAGCAGCACCCACGGCCTGTGGGTAAGGAGACGGCCGGGCACAGTCGGGGATTGCAGTGTCTGGCGGGGCACGACACAACCACTATGGAGGCCAGCCTGCCACTGCCACTGCCTCTCCACGTCTCTCTCCCTCCATGTAGGTCACATCTCCCTAATGGTCTGGCCGCCCTAACCCACAGCAAGCTTGTCAACTGAACAGGGGAGGGATGACAGAAACGTTCCCATTTCTTCTCTGGGCCTGGAAGAGGGTATTGGGGTTGAGGGCACCCAATGAGCTGCCTAAGGAAGGTTGTACCTAAAAAGGCccaacttccttccttctttgggcTTTTAGGTTGCAGGGGCCGAGGCCAGGGCTGCTTGGTCTCGAAATGACAAAACACCCAAATGGACACACCCTTTGACAAAGAGCAACCAGTAAAGGGATGCGAGAGCCTGGGGGCTGAACCCGGCTGTCTCTCCCTTCCCATGTACACTCTTTCCAGACACAGCGAGGTGTCTACCTACGTCCCTGCACGTAGGCGAAGCAGACCAGGCAGGTGAGGGGAACGTTCTTTAAATATCTGCTAGAATCTGGCCTGGCTGTGCCCCGATCTCTTTTACACCTGGGAATCGAAACCCTGATTCTCCCTCTGTCCACACGGACCCCTGCGTCTGACCCCGTCCACTGCCAGTAAGGGCCCAAGGTTTCAAGCTCACTGCCCACTTCCCGCCCCCACACCTCTGTGGCTGAACCCCTGCTGCCTCACCTGGACCCTGTTCTTGCAAGTCAGGGAGATCTCCACAATGAAGACAGTCTCAGTAGAAATGACGGCATCCGAGGTGGTATAGTAAGAAGGGGTGATCTGGGGCTCCACACAGGCCTCTCCTGTGGGGAGGCGGCAGAGAGATGAACGGGTAAGGCCTGGCTGCACCCCTTGGGTTGAGAGGCAGAAGGGACCACCTTAACCCCACTTCGCAGAGCTCATCAGCTGAGAACACAAAGAGTCCTTTGGACCCTGCCAGGTGGGGTCTGGGAGACAGATCCAAATGATCAGTCAGAAGCACAGTGGCCCAGAGAGGTGGGATGCCCCTGAAggaaggcaggggaagggggatgggagggCTTTGTACAGGTAGGACCTCAGTGTAAGGGCAAAAAACAAGTGTGTGTGGCGCGAGCGTGCTGCACGAGTTCACTGCACAACTTCAGTCTATGCCTGGACCTACAGACAGGCGAGCCATGCAATGGTTTAGGGATGCGGGCTGCCCTGGAGCACCCCAGAAGCCCgggggcagggcccaggctgACCTCAATTCAGAGCCATGCACGGCCCTAGACAGTGTACTGAAGGCATCCTCCGCAAACACAAAATATGGTGCTGTTGGCAACCTACGGGAGCTTTCGATATGAAGGAAAGGGTCTCTGCCCCGGACAGCTGACAGAAGGCCAAGACTGGTCCCAGCGTTTCCGGAGGAAAGGAAATGGGAGAGGGTCTGGATCCATAAGCACAACTTGTAGCCTTGAACAGGGCTGCGCTGAGAGAAAGGAAGCTGCGGAGCCACGCCACACTGCTAGAGGCTACAGGGAAGGAAAGGGGCCACCTCAACCACTCTCTGAATGCGGTGTCCTGGCAGGGCCGTGACTTAGGCTGAGGTGGCTTTGGGACTGGAATGATGGGAAGAAGACGCCTGGGAACATCTGTGGGAGGTGACCTCAGGAGCCACATCCCCCAGATCCTTCCACGCGCTGCTAAGCTTGACCTTTTTCCTGTGGACTTGGGGAAGCACCGAGGGGGTTTTACAGCCAGGTTTGTCCTTTCCAGGTATCACTGGCTACAGTGGGGAGTTCCTGAGGAGCAGGTGATCAGGGTGCAGGTGGCGAGGCCAGTTAGGCTGGTGAAACACTCCAGGCACCAAGGGCGCTGTCCTGAAGTAGGGCAGGTAAAGTGGATGCGCTGCAAGTGGCCCTGACCCAGTCCAGGCCCCCGGGCCCGGCGTGGCCTCCTGCAAGGACCTCCTCCTAAACAGACTTCTGGACTCCAGTCTGAGCTCAATCCTGCCACTGTTAACAACCTCTCAAGAATGTGAAGCCATCTGACTCTGCTGAAAAACCCTATAAGGATACGGCAAGGCCTCAAATCAACCGTCTGATCTAGGCACTCTAGCCCCACTCATGTTTCCCTTTTCAGTTCCTTTCTAACTCGCCCACACTCTGTGCCCCTCTGCCTGGACCGTCCCTGCTCCCTCTCTTCGCTCAGAGCTCCCTTCCTGGGGAGGCCTGGCGCCACCGCACCGGGTCAGGTGTTTCCTCTCCCCGGGCCCGGTTTCTCGCTGCGATCGCCCTGCGCCGCACAGTTTTGCTCCTGTGCGACCCCCTCCGGGACCGGGAGCTCCGGGAGTGGCAGCAGGGGCGTGTGGCACTTTCCCTGCTGGAGCTGGGACCTGCGGGAGCACGGGAGAGGCTCTGGGACTCTTCCTCGCGGAAGCAGACGGGGGACAGATGAGGCTGTTTCTTCCAGCAGCCCGGCTGCTAGGTAAACGTGTGTGGTGCAGGAGCGCGCGGTGGCCTCAGCTGCCGCGACCAGAGACCACctgcctctgggaggaaaaaggcCCAGACTCTGCCCCGCTTCGCCCGCACCCATCCTCCCCCCACGCACCACCAGTCGTGGGTGAGAGGCTCGCCAGAAACGAGCTCCGGCCAGGCCGCTACCtgagcagcaggagaggccggacAGCAGGAGTAGCGCCAGGGCGCCGAGAGATGCCAGCGCCGCCATCGCCTCTTCTCTGCCGAGGGAAAAAGAGAGCGACTCCCCTGAACACGAGGAGCAGACGAGGAAGCGCGACGCGTAAGCGGCTGCAGCAGCCAATCAAGCGCCGGCGGGCCGGGAGGGCCTGTGACGTCGCCGGCGGCACTGACGTGTCCCCTCCCCGGACCAGGGGCCTAGCTGGCCGCCCCCCCAAGATGgcgatggcggcggcggcggctgcggcggcggcggcgctccTGGCGCCGGAAGAGGGCGTGGGAACCGGCGAGGCCGCGTGCGTGCGCACTGCCGGGACCACGCCCTCTCCCGGGACTTCGCGCCTCGCCGAACTCTCGCGAGAGCGGTATCTGCGTGTCGGACCCTGCGGCGGTTCTCATTTTCCGTGATGGCGCTGAAGGTGGCGACGGCCGCAGGAGGCGCTGCGAAGGCAGTGCTCAGGCCGGCCCTCCTCTGCCGTCCTTGGGAGGTGAGAAGGAGGAGCGGGCCATGGGAACAGCTGGGGCGCTCGCTGAGGGGTGCTTGCACCTCGGCGGAGTCAGGCCGGCGGCCGCCGCTCTCGGAGCATCCTGGGGCGAGATTGGCTGCGGCCCCGCGAAGGGAGGGGAGAGTGCTGCGGCCCCGGGTTGATTGGCCACCTCCGCTGTCAGTGAAGGGGTTAGCCAAAGTTGACCCTGGTCTGGCTCCTCAGGAGTCTGCATCTTGTGGCGGCGGGGGAGCTCCCAGCAGGCGGGGAAAGTGGGCCACGGGGGCATTGTCACTTCCCTAGTGTCCTTGTGGGAACGCTCCCGAGGCGGTCGCATGTTCGGCCCGCCTTGCGCTTGCCCTCTTGGGAATCCGTTCCCGGCCGCCCTTCCTCCTCAGGTTCCCCTCTCGTGGACCGCTTTGCCGCCTCTCCCAGTGGAGGTGGCGAATCGGACTTTGCCGGTGCCCCAGAGgctccccgccgccgccccccccccccccccccacccgcaggCGCCTGGAATGGGAAGGAGGCGGGCGGGTTTGAGGCTGCGAGGGCTTTGTTTCCGTCGTTCTCCGTTTAGGATCTTGGTTATTCAGGTCTGATTCCTCTCTCAACACACTTGAATGAGGATAATTTAGTCCCTGGGTGGGTTGGAAGCCATCTGAAGCCTCATCGAGTCAGGACTGGCCCCGAGGGACAAGAGGGCATACCTCTCTGGGCTCCAGTTTCCCCTGCGTCTCAAAGGATCCACCCAACTCTGACCTTCCAGAACCCTGTGACTTTGCTGACGCTTCTTGTGGACGCATCTCCGGCCATGCTTCCCCCTCAGATCTCTGGGGAAGACTGCCCTGTAACAGCTTCTGCTTTACGAAATTCTGTTTAAAGTGCTGACTTTTCCCACTTGTTCACAAAAGGCTTCCCAGAGGTCCATGGCAGCTAGGCTCCTGCAGGAACTTGGTGGGGACATTTGTCTCCTCCCTGacctcccctgtgtgtgtgtgtgtgtgcgcttgtgTCCGtattggggtgggggtagggtgcAGTGAAATGTTGCGAACTGGGCAATGTCTTGCCCTGAGACTGGTTGTCCTGGGTATGGGAACTTTTAGAGATGAAGCCCAGATCTTTGGTCCCACTAATTGGGACCTTGTAGGAAAACATGCAGCCATCATTGGTACTTGATCCAACAGAAGCATGCTGAAGAGAGAAACCTCACTAACGTGTGGAGCATGGAAGCCCTTTGGCTGAAACACATACCATTCTGGACCCCTTTCTTTCTGTGGCGCTATCAAAGGATAAGGGTAACAGTCCACCTTCCTGCTTGATGAACAAGCTGGAGACCAATGTATATATCCCATCCTGCCTCACACTGGGCTTCACAGAACCTTTGCAACCCCCTGAAGGAAGGTGCCTGAATCTGTCCAGGGCAAGGTCAGGGAAGTCGCTATTCTGAGAGCTCTCCGGGTCTTTGGCCAAAGCTGGATGGAACATCTAGCATTGGGACCAGGTGAGAGAGAGGTTCAGCCCTGGTGGTAGTGATGAGTTCCTGGTGGTAGTGATGAGTTCCAAGGTCTGGTGGGGTGTGGTTGCACAGATGCAGAGCCAGGCCTGGTATGAGTGCTGGCTCACCGCCGCGGCCAGGTTACCTGCGCAGTGCCAGTGGACCTCAAGAGGGCTGAAACCCAGGAGGAATTACTGCAAGGAGCTGTAGGGCTCAGCCCAGCATCCCCTCATTGGACACCAGCCTTGAACAGTGGTCTGAGGGGCTGGTGGggtgaagggggggggggggggggcgtgtgcTTTTGCACAGCCCCATGTGCCCTGCTAGGGACTGAACAGCTTGCATACCTTTTCTTGCTTAATGCTTGCAGCAGTCAGATAAAGTAGGCACCTCTATTCTGTGGATTTCAGGTAAGGGCGGGAAGCTCAGCAAGGTTAAGCTTATTTGCCACCAAGAGTAGTAGAGGGAGGATTTGGACCAAGGTCTCTCTAGCCTCAAAGCCTACCATATCTTCCTTCATTTTCTGATGTGCTCATTCATTcaggaaatgttttttttttttgtcccagcTCTGGACCAGGCATTCTGCTGGGTCTTGGGGTGACAGTAGGGGATCAGACAGACATGGCGTCTACTCTCCGGCTTAGGGGTTGGAGAAGGGAGCACAGCAGCGATAACCTAGGGAGATTGTTGTTGGGGTGAAGGGAGTGGGTAGGGCTTTGGGAGCCCAGGGGGACCAACAGCTCAGCAGTCTTAGAGCATCAGGCacggcttcctggaggaagggcatTGTGAGCCACCGTCCACAAGTTTGTACCGAGAGCCTGCAGATGAGGTGAATCCGCATACTGGCAATCGCCAAGTGTGGGTCTGGGTCGCCAGAAACGTCCTGGGCCTGTTGTCTTATTAGTCACCCCCTTCCTAACCCCTGTGCTGCCAGAGCTCTGTGCAAGTGGGTGCCTTGTGACTACCAACCAGGGAGACCCAGAGGGGACAGTCAACCTCTGACTGAGCTTTCTGGCCTTCTAGTGGAAGGCATGGCTCTTTGGAAAATGGCCACAGTGACTGCCATTGGCTGGAACGCTGTGGTGCTGCCCCAGCAGGCGAGTGGCAGGGCATATTCCCAAGTGAGGAACTGAGGGACACCCAGGTGGGGCACCGCGCGGAGGAAAGTGTGTGGGCCTGTAGCCCTGCTGCGGTGGGAGTTGGGACACAGGCTTCTTCTTCCAGGAAAGTGTGGGGACTCCAGATGCGTCACTGAGCACCTGTCCCATTTGGCTCGGGTGGTTTTTGCTCTGAAGCTGTCGGGCATGGTACCAATGTCACCAAGCCTGGCTGTttcgagtgtgtgtgtgtgtgtgggggggacaTCTGTCATCCATGTAGGCCGCAAAGCAGTTTTGTCATCCAGTATGAGCAGTGGGTATCTGCTGTTCTGCTGAAAATGGTTAGATGTTTAGATGTCTGATTCTAGAGGCCTGCTTCGCATGGTGTCAACAGTGTTTATATCTGGgtggtatcttttttcttttgatctccaTGTTCTGTCTGTATGCTGCTTTTGTAATAaggaaacatgattttaaaaatgatgtaaatgaTGGTCGTGGCGGCCCTGTGTTATCGTGAATTGCTTGTTGTACTACGTTTGGTGTGCCGACTTTTCCAAGTTAGACATCACTGAGCAGGAATAATTGGCTGAAAAAGACCAGAAACACcacaggtggggagggagatataaacatttgttaaaagacTGACCAGGAACTTGGAGGAGACATGAAGGGTTGTAATGACGCTCCGTGGTGTTCCGAGGGGCTGGTGTGTGGGCAGTGGTGGCACCGGAGCCGTTTGGGCACGTGCCGCGTGCTGGACAGTGGTGCGCAGGCGAGGCATGGTGTGCAGGGCCCGCCTGGGCGTGGTGAGGATGCTGCCCTTCCCAGCCAGGAGCTTGGCTGGCCCTTGCCAAATTGGCTTTCTGGGCTAGATGGCAACCACCGGCATCTCGGTTCTCTTTGCCAGGTTCTAGGTGCCCACGAGGCCCTCCGGAGGAGCTTCTCAGTAAGTACCTGACCgagtgtgcgcgtgcgtgtgcatgggtgtgtgtgcacgtgtgtgtgttgaTGATGACGCGTGCCCGTCCCGGTGCGTGCAGAGGCACGTGTGCACAGCTGCATGCAGACGCGTTTACAGGCGTGTGGGTGCAGAGGTGTGcgcgtgcgtgcatgcgtgcgcaCGTGGGTGCCGTGCCTCTTGGCTCCCTACCCTTCTGTGTCTCCCCGCCGAGGCGCAGTGTCCAGAGCTtgtccacccctcctcctcccctgaaaTGTGCTAGACAGCTCCTGGGGAACAGGGCCCCTTCCCCAGGTACAGCCTTGTTCCCCCAACCTTGGCTGATCTGtgtcttcttccttcctgtcccccTCTAGCAACAAACAATTGTGAGTATTCTTCTCATCTGCATGTTACGTTGGGGCTTTCGGTTGCTTTGGGATGGACCATTGACCGGGTCCAGGCGGGGGTGGGGCCTGCTCCTGCTGTGGCCCTCCTGACCCAGGAGCCCCGCCAGCAGCCCCgtctggggtgggtggggcagggcgtAGGCGTGAGGTGCCCTGAGAGGGCGACTCCGGGTTGGCCCACCCGCCGGGTGCgtgctggagggaggaagggaactgAAGGCCTACCCTTCCCGTCCTTCTAGCCCCCGTCCGCTAAGTATGGTGGGCGGCACACGGTGACCATGATCCCAGGGGACGGCATCGGGCCAGAGCTCATGTTGCACGTCAAGTCTGTGTTCAGGTACAGAGCCTCAGGCCCAGCCAAGGGGACCTTGAGACCTTTGTGCTGAGAGGGACATTGAGCCAGTGGTGGGAGGATTTTTGTCCCAGTGCCTGCGATCTTGCCAGGCTGGCCCGGACACGGGGAGGGCGGAACCAGGCCCGCTAACGGTGTCGTGAAGTGCAAGTGTACGCCTGTCAGCCGGCACAGCTGGGCTCCGTTTCCCCTCGGCCAGAACCAGGGCAGGGCGGGCAGCAACAGGGGACAGGCCTCTGCACCCGGTGGTCcgggcaggcttcctggagggaggCCTGGGGCCGCCGCCCTGACCCTGCTCTGCCCCAGGCACGCGTGTGTGCCTGTGGACTTTGAAGAGGTGCACGTGAGCTCCAACGCCGATGAGGAGGACATCCGAAACGCCATCATGGCCATCCGGCGGAACCGCGTGGCTCTGAAGGGTGAGCTCGGGGGCCAGGATGGAGCACCGGGTGTGATTCCTTTCACCTCTGAGCTTATACTCGTCCCTGGGGCCCCATTGGTGCCGCGATTCTGAGATCTCTGGGGCACTAGGCTCTGCGGGAGCCTGCCCAGGGGtgggctccctcccacccctttctttcctcctgagGCAGTCCGCTCTGCTGGAGTCAGCTTTGATCCTCAGAGTCTTTCTTCACAAACCAGATGTCACAGAGGTGCCATTCTGATCCTCTTCCTGCTGCCTTGGCCCCAGTTGGCGCGGTTGTGGATGTTACAGATGGGAGCTTTATCCTGAGTTTGCCTTGGTTTGGTTCAGATTTTTAAAC of Hippopotamus amphibius kiboko isolate mHipAmp2 chromosome X, mHipAmp2.hap2, whole genome shotgun sequence contains these proteins:
- the SSR4 gene encoding translocon-associated protein subunit delta isoform X2, with translation MAALASLGALALLLLSGLSCCSGEACVEPQITPSYYTTSDAVISTETVFIVEISLTCKNRVQNMALYADVSGKQFPVTRGQDVGRYQAQRNNEDISVIPPLFTVSVDHRGTWNGPWVSTEVLAAAVGLVIYYLAFSAKSHIQA
- the SSR4 gene encoding translocon-associated protein subunit delta isoform X1; the encoded protein is MAALASLGALALLLLSGLSCCSGEACVEPQITPSYYTTSDAVISTETVFIVEISLTCKNRVQNMALYADVSGKQFPVTRGQDVGRYQVSWSLDHKSAHAGTYEVRFFDEESYSLLRKAQRNNEDISVIPPLFTVSVDHRGTWNGPWVSTEVLAAAVGLVIYYLAFSAKSHIQA